From a single Seriola aureovittata isolate HTS-2021-v1 ecotype China chromosome 18, ASM2101889v1, whole genome shotgun sequence genomic region:
- the wdr45 gene encoding WD repeat domain phosphoinositide-interacting protein 4, with protein sequence MAQQRGVNSLQFNQDQSCFCCAMETGVRIYNVEPLMEKGHLDHEQVGSVALCSMLHRSNLLAVVGGGVNPKFSEISVLIWDDARESRDPKDKLVLEFTFTKPVLAVRMRHDKIIIVLKNRIYVYSFPDNPVKLFEFDTRDNPKGLCDLSPSLEKQLLVFPGHKCGSLQLVDLSNTKPGTSSAPFTINAHQSEIACVALNQPGSVAASASRKGTLIRLFDTTTRDKLVELRRGTDPATLYCINFSHDSSFLCASSDKGTVHIFALKDTKLNRRSALARVGKVGPVIGQYVDSQWSLASFTVPAECACICAFGKNTSKNVNSVIAICVDGTFHKYVFTPDGNCNREAFDVYLDICDDDDF encoded by the exons ATGGCCCAGCAGAGAGGAGTCAACAGCCTGCAGTTCAACCAGGACCAGA GCTGTTTCTGCTGCGCGATGGAGACGGGGGTCAGGATCTATAACGTGGAGCCGCTGATGGAGAAGGGTCACCTGG accaTGAGCAGGTGGGCAGTGTGGCCCTGTGCTCCATGCTGCATCGATCCAACCTGCTGGCCGTAGTTGGAGGAGGAGTCAATCCCAAGTTCTCAGAAATATCCG ttctgATCTGGGACGACGCTCGGGAGTCACGAGACCCCAAAGACAAGCTGGTCCTGGAGTTCACCTTCACTAAACCTGTTCTGGCCGTTCGCATGAGGCATGACAA GATCATCATTGTCCTGAAGAACAGGATCTATGTTTACAGTTTCCCAGACAACCCCGTCAAACTGTTTGAGTTTGACACCAGAGACAACCCCAAAG GTCTGTGTGATTTATCTCCCAgtctggagaagcagctgctggtttttCCAGGTCATAAATGCGGCAGCCTGCAGCTGGTT GATTTGTCCAACACCAAGCCTGGAACATCATCCGCTCCTTTCACCATCAACGCCCACCAGAGCGAGATCGCCTGCGTGGCTCTGAACCAACCCGGCAGCGTGGCGGCTTCGGCCTCTCGCAAAGGAACGCTCATCCGCCTGTTTGACACCACGACCAGAGACAAGCTGGTGGAGCTGCGCAGAGGAACCGACCCGGCAACCCTCTACTG CATCAACTTCAGCCACgactcctccttcctctgcgCCTCCAGTGACAAAGGCACCGTCCACATCTTCGCGCTCAAAGACACCAAACTGAACCGCCGCTCAGC ACTGGCTCGTGTGGGGAAGGTGGGGCCTGTGATCGGTCAGTACGTGGACAGTCAGTGGTCGTTGGCCAGCTTCACTGTTCCCGCCGAATGTGCCTGTATCTGTGCTTTTGGAAAGAACACGTCCAAGAACGTCAACTCCGTCATCG CCATCTGTGTGGACGGGACCTTCCACAAGTACGTGTTCACCCCCGATGGAAACTGCAACCGAGAGGCCTTCGACGTTTATCTGGACATCTGTGACGACGACGACTTCTGA